From Levilactobacillus zymae, a single genomic window includes:
- a CDS encoding NAD(P)-binding oxidoreductase, which translates to MTTYLIIGVNSIGLAVARQLVAQPNTVVRYLHGVTTQLPPDLTGKVTALTGDLHKAVTYGPALQDQPVVFSALTGMDVDWAFEALFDTQYRQQLPLTRFVMLSTAGVDQEVTGELTYPGITDVKEYLNQQRYAAKQVDEAEFPYTILRPVTLTDAPATAPKILAEGQPVPAGNVSRETVARVAADLLLNGGHDYQSLAIC; encoded by the coding sequence ATGACAACTTATTTAATTATCGGGGTTAATTCGATTGGGTTGGCGGTAGCTCGTCAGTTGGTAGCCCAACCGAATACTGTGGTGCGCTACTTACACGGCGTAACTACTCAGCTGCCCCCCGACTTAACCGGCAAGGTGACGGCGCTGACGGGTGACCTGCACAAGGCGGTGACCTATGGCCCTGCGTTGCAGGATCAACCAGTCGTTTTTTCGGCGCTAACGGGAATGGATGTTGACTGGGCCTTTGAAGCGTTGTTTGATACCCAGTACCGGCAACAATTGCCGTTGACCCGCTTCGTGATGCTCAGTACGGCGGGTGTCGATCAAGAGGTGACCGGTGAGTTGACCTATCCGGGCATCACCGATGTCAAAGAGTACTTAAACCAACAACGCTATGCAGCGAAACAAGTTGACGAGGCCGAATTTCCCTATACGATTTTACGTCCCGTTACGTTGACCGATGCACCGGCGACCGCGCCGAAAATTCTGGCCGAGGGCCAACCGGTTCCCGCGGGAAATGTTTCACGTGAAACAGTGGCACGGGTGGCCGCGGATCTGTTATTAAACGGTGGTCACGACTATCAATCGCTGGCAATTTGTTAA
- a CDS encoding aldo/keto reductase, producing MTHDNVTIGKTDVQTTPLGLGTNAVGGYNLFPDLRDEDGLALVQAGLNHGIRLLDTAFVYGMGHSEELVGQAIHDFDRHSFALATKGAQDFSSGEQVINNDPQFLTQQVETSLKRLNTDYLDIYYIHFPDNRTPKAGAVGALQRLREQGKIRAIGVSNFSLEQVKEANADGYVDVVEDEYSLLHRDHEADLLPYLKDHQISFVPYFPLASGLLTGKYDRTVSFPANDIRSQISDFQEPRYSQALAAVDQLRPIATAHHATVAQIVLAWYLQNPLVSVVIPGAKRASQVVANAQALDVTLTSAEYQTIDTAFAAFQHTTSGKSLADPD from the coding sequence ATGACACACGATAACGTAACAATCGGTAAGACGGACGTTCAAACCACCCCACTGGGACTAGGTACGAACGCAGTGGGCGGCTACAACCTCTTCCCCGATTTACGGGACGAAGATGGCTTAGCGCTGGTCCAAGCCGGATTAAATCACGGCATTCGGCTACTGGATACGGCCTTCGTTTACGGCATGGGCCACTCCGAAGAATTAGTCGGGCAAGCCATTCACGATTTTGATCGCCACAGCTTTGCGCTAGCCACTAAGGGCGCACAGGACTTTTCGAGTGGGGAACAGGTCATCAATAATGACCCGCAATTTCTCACTCAACAGGTCGAAACCAGTCTCAAACGACTCAACACCGACTATTTAGATATCTACTATATTCACTTCCCCGACAACCGGACCCCGAAGGCCGGAGCCGTGGGGGCCTTACAACGCCTCCGTGAACAGGGGAAGATTCGGGCTATCGGGGTTTCGAACTTTAGCCTCGAACAGGTCAAGGAAGCCAACGCTGACGGTTACGTCGACGTGGTTGAAGACGAATACAGTCTCCTGCACCGCGACCACGAAGCGGATCTGCTGCCCTATCTGAAGGACCACCAGATTAGCTTCGTCCCTTACTTCCCCCTAGCTTCCGGTCTGCTCACCGGTAAATACGATCGGACCGTCAGCTTCCCGGCAAACGACATTCGTAGCCAGATCAGCGACTTCCAGGAACCTCGCTACTCGCAGGCCCTCGCAGCCGTCGATCAGCTCCGACCAATTGCCACCGCCCACCACGCCACGGTGGCCCAAATCGTCTTGGCCTGGTATCTGCAAAATCCGCTGGTTAGCGTCGTAATCCCCGGGGCCAAGCGCGCCTCACAAGTCGTGGCCAACGCACAAGCTTTAGACGTGACGTTGACCTCCGCTGAGTATCAGACCATCGATACCGCCTTTGCGGCCTTCCAGCACACCACCAGTGGTAAATCTTTAGCCGATCCCGATTAA